In one Dermatophilaceae bacterium Sec6.4 genomic region, the following are encoded:
- a CDS encoding ABC transporter ATP-binding protein, whose translation MTDQARPVLRGGPGGPAVVLDGLVKAFNGRLAVDHLSLQIPAGSVYGMLGPNGAGKTTSMLMMSGLMRPDAGSVQVLGHDVWSDPAGAKALFGVSPDGLRLFDMLSAAELLRYVGELRSMPGPVIAQRSAELLHVLGLSEAANVVVADFSAGMTKKIGLACAMLHAPRLLILDEPFESVDPVSAQTMRGVIARYVAGGGTVVISSHVMELVETVCDHVAVIVAGRVLAAGRTDDVRGGISLHQRFLDLVGAGPAGDFDGGLAWLRS comes from the coding sequence GTGACTGACCAGGCTCGACCAGTCCTTCGGGGCGGACCCGGCGGGCCGGCTGTCGTCCTGGACGGACTGGTCAAAGCATTCAACGGGCGCCTCGCGGTGGACCACCTCTCGCTGCAGATCCCGGCCGGATCCGTCTACGGGATGCTCGGCCCGAACGGCGCGGGCAAGACCACGTCGATGCTGATGATGAGCGGATTGATGCGCCCGGACGCCGGGAGCGTGCAGGTGCTCGGCCACGACGTCTGGTCCGACCCGGCCGGCGCCAAGGCGCTCTTCGGCGTATCCCCGGACGGGCTGCGGCTCTTCGACATGCTCAGCGCCGCCGAGTTGCTGCGGTACGTGGGGGAGTTGCGCTCGATGCCGGGGCCGGTGATCGCACAGCGGTCGGCGGAACTGCTGCACGTGCTCGGGTTGAGCGAAGCGGCCAACGTGGTCGTGGCCGACTTCTCGGCCGGTATGACGAAGAAGATCGGGCTGGCCTGCGCAATGTTGCATGCTCCGCGGCTGCTGATCCTGGACGAGCCGTTCGAATCGGTCGATCCGGTCTCGGCGCAGACGATGCGCGGTGTCATCGCCCGGTACGTGGCCGGCGGCGGGACCGTGGTGATCTCCAGTCATGTGATGGAGCTGGTCGAGACCGTCTGCGACCACGTCGCCGTGATCGTCGCTGGGCGGGTGCTCGCGGCCGGACGCACGGATGACGTACGCGGGGGGATCAGCCTGCACCAACGG